The sequence GCGATGACTTCACTGATGACGCCGGCGCCGACGGTCCGTCCGCCTTCCCGGATGGCAAACCGCAACTCCTTCTCCATCGCGATCGGCGTGATCAACTCCACATCCATTCGCACATTGTCCCCCGGCATCACCATCTCCACGCCCTTCCCCAACGCC is a genomic window of Nitrospiria bacterium containing:
- the tuf gene encoding elongation factor Tu (EF-Tu; promotes GTP-dependent binding of aminoacyl-tRNA to the A-site of ribosomes during protein biosynthesis; when the tRNA anticodon matches the mRNA codon, GTP hydrolysis results; the inactive EF-Tu-GDP leaves the ribosome and release of GDP is promoted by elongation factor Ts; many prokaryotes have two copies of the gene encoding EF-Tu), translated to ALGKGVEMVMPGDNVRMDVELITPIAMEKELRFAIREGGRTVGAGVISEVIA